In Papaver somniferum cultivar HN1 chromosome 1, ASM357369v1, whole genome shotgun sequence, a genomic segment contains:
- the LOC113332527 gene encoding uncharacterized protein At2g39795, mitochondrial-like translates to MAEVDRLSNQGDDNLELLLDPKECPFEVVDNPGEQTVVLKRMFGDNECIQIDVDMPGGEDDLDGDNEDSDDVDEDCHDGKGNHEFSIPMKVTISKGDGPSLELCCFGIPDDIDIYSISLTRPEFSPNQIPYKGPEFLDLDENLQASFREYLEMRGIDGSLANYLHKYMMKKQGKEYKEWLKSMKEFVES, encoded by the exons ATGGCTGAAGTTGATCGCCTCAGTAATCAG GGTGATGATAATCTTGAGTTGCTGCTAGACCCAAAGGAATGCCCGTTTGAGGTGGTCGACAATCCCGGTGAGCAGACAGTCGTCTTGAAACGGATGTTTGGAGATAATGAGTGTATCCAAATCGATGTTGATATGCCAGGAGGAGAAGATGACTTAGACGGTGAtaatgaggatagtgatgatgttgatgaggATTGTCATGATGGCAAGGGTAATCATGAGTTTAGTATCCCTATGAAGGTGACTATAAGCAAAGGAGATGGACCTTCTTTGGAGCTTTGTTGCTTTGGCATTCCCGACGATATTGACATTTATAGCATTTCACTGACGAGGCCTGAGTTTTCCCCTAATCAGATCCCTTACAAGGGTCCAGAATTTCT GGATTTGGATGAGAATTTACAAGCATCTTTCAGGGAGTATCTGGAAATGAGAGGGATTGATGGCTCTTTGGCAAATTACTTGCACAAGTACATGATGAAGAAACAAGGGAAAGAGTACAAGGAATGGTTGAAGAGCATGAAAGAGTTTGTTGAGAGCTGA